The Tenrec ecaudatus isolate mTenEca1 chromosome 14, mTenEca1.hap1, whole genome shotgun sequence genome contains a region encoding:
- the NKX2-1 gene encoding homeobox protein Nkx-2.1: protein MWSGGAGKARGWEAAAGGRSSPGRLSRRRIMSMSPKHTTPFSVSDILSPLEESYKKVGMEGGGLGAPLAAYRQSQAAPPAAAMQQHAMGHHGAVTAAYHMTAAGVPQLSHSAVGGYCNGNLGNMSELPPYQDTMRNSASGPGWYGANPDPRFPAISRFMGPASGMNMSGMGGLGSLGDVSKNMAPLPSAPRRKRRVLFSQAQVYELERRFKQQKYLSAPEREHLASMIHLTPTQVKIWFQNHRYKMKRQAKDKAAQQQLQQDSGGGGAGGGAGCPQQQQAQQQSPRRVAVPVLVKDGKPCQAGAPAPGAAGLQGHAQQQAQQQAQAAQAAAAAISVGSGGPGLGAHPGHQPGSAGQSPDLAHHAASPAALQGQVSSLSHLNSSGSDYGTMSCSTLLYGRTW from the exons ATGTGGTCCGGAGGCGCTGGGAAGGCGCGGGGCTGGGAGGCCGCGGCGGGAGGGAGGAGCAGCCCCGGCAGGCTCAG ccGCCGCCGAATCATGTCGATGAGTCCAAAGCACACGACTCCGTTCTCAGTGTCTGACATCTTGAGTCCCCTGGAGGAAAGCTACAAGAAAGTGGGCATGGAGGGCGGCGGTCTCGGGGCTCCGCTGGCGGCGTACAGGCAGAGCCAGGCGGCGCCGCCGGCCGCGGCCATGCAGCAGCACGCCATGGGGCACCACGGCGCCGTCACCGCCGCCTACCACATGACGgcggcgggggtgccccagctctcgcACTCCGCCGTGGGGGGCTACTGCAACGGCAACCTGGGCAACATGAGCGAGCTGCCGCCCTACCAAGACACCATGCGGAACAGCGCCTCGGGCCCCGGATGGTACGGCGCCAACCCGGACCCGCGTTTCCCCGCCA TCTCCCGCTTCATGGGCCCGGCGAGCGGCATGAACATGAGCGGCATGGGCGGCCTGGGCTCGCTGGGGGACGTGAGCAAGAACATGGCCCCGCTGCCGAGCGCGCCGCGCCGGAAGCGCCGGGTGCTCTTCTCGCAGGCGCAGGTGTACGAGCTGGAGCGGCGCTTCAAGCAGCAGAAGTACCTGTCGGCGCCGGAGCGCGAGCACCTGGCCAGCATGATCCACCTGACGCCGACGCAGGTCAAGATCTGGTTCCAGAACCACCGCTACAAGATGAAGCGGCAGGCCAAGGACAAGGCGGcgcagcagcagctgcagcaagACAGCGGGGGCGGCGGGGCCGGCGGGGGCGCGGGCTGTCCGCAGCAGCAGCAGGCGCAGCAGCAGTCGCCGCGCCGCGTGGCCGTGCCGGTCCTGGTGAAAGACGGCAAGCCGTGCCAGGCGGGCGCCCCAGCGCCGGGCGCCGCGGGCCTGCAGGGCCACGCGCAGCAACAGGCGCAGCAGCAGGCGCAGGCCGCGCAAGCGGCggccgcagccatctcagtgggcaGCGGCGGCCCGGGCCTGGGCGCACACCCAGGCCACCAGCCCGGCAGCGCGGGCCAGAGTCCGGACCTGGCGCACCACGCTGCCAGCCCCGCGGCCCTGCAGGGCCAGGTTTCCAGCCTGTCCCACCTGAACTCCTCGGGCTCGGACTACGGCACCATGTCCTGCTCCACCTTGCTATACGGTCGGACCTGGTGA